A region from the Bacillaceae bacterium S4-13-56 genome encodes:
- a CDS encoding glycoside hydrolase family 18 protein, whose amino-acid sequence MQIYVVQPGDSIYQISQTFNASVENIVRANELENPEQLVVGQALVIPITGRFYFVQPGDSLYEIGQRFGISYQELARINNISPNAPLNAGMRLYIPPIEKVRKQFNAYAEPRGGSVSQSLETAARDATPLLTYLAPFNYRINRDGSLTAPPLNQFAQIAEQNNTALMLVVTNIEEGQFSAELGRIILTDENVQDKLLSNIISTAKSVGYRDVHFDMEFLPPELKENYNSFLRKAKARLKEAGLQISTALAPKTSAEQEGAWYTAHDYGAHGEIVDFVVLMTYEWGYSGGPAMAVSPIDPVREVVEYALTEMPAEKIFLGQNLYGYDWTLPYEPGGEYAKALSPQQAIKLAYDNNVSIQYDEGAQAPFFKYTDNAGKEHEVWFEDARSIQAKFDLVKELNLRGVSYWKLGLAFPQNWLLIQDQFIIDKIR is encoded by the coding sequence GTGCAAATTTACGTTGTACAGCCTGGGGATTCTATTTATCAAATCTCACAAACATTCAATGCCTCTGTTGAAAATATAGTGAGAGCAAATGAATTAGAGAACCCAGAGCAGTTAGTTGTTGGTCAGGCGCTAGTTATTCCAATTACAGGTCGTTTTTATTTTGTTCAACCGGGAGATTCTCTTTACGAAATTGGTCAAAGATTTGGAATATCCTATCAGGAGCTTGCAAGGATTAATAATATATCACCAAATGCTCCTTTAAATGCAGGAATGCGTTTATATATTCCACCTATAGAAAAGGTCAGAAAACAATTTAATGCTTATGCAGAGCCACGGGGTGGTTCCGTTAGTCAATCCTTAGAAACAGCAGCAAGGGATGCAACACCATTACTCACCTATTTAGCCCCTTTTAATTATCGAATTAATCGAGATGGAAGTCTAACTGCCCCACCATTAAATCAGTTTGCGCAGATAGCTGAACAAAATAATACGGCATTGATGCTTGTTGTAACGAACATTGAAGAGGGACAGTTTAGTGCCGAATTAGGCCGAATCATACTTACCGATGAAAATGTTCAAGATAAGTTACTTTCCAATATTATTTCAACCGCAAAATCGGTCGGTTATCGAGATGTGCACTTTGATATGGAATTTTTACCACCTGAGTTAAAGGAAAATTATAATTCTTTTTTGCGCAAAGCAAAAGCTCGCCTGAAAGAAGCAGGTCTTCAAATTTCAACTGCCCTTGCTCCTAAAACAAGTGCAGAACAAGAAGGGGCTTGGTACACAGCACATGACTATGGAGCTCATGGTGAGATTGTAGATTTTGTGGTTTTAATGACGTATGAGTGGGGATATAGTGGGGGACCAGCGATGGCTGTTTCGCCAATCGATCCCGTGAGAGAAGTTGTTGAGTATGCCTTAACAGAAATGCCAGCCGAAAAAATTTTCCTTGGGCAAAATTTATACGGTTATGATTGGACACTACCATACGAACCAGGAGGAGAATATGCAAAGGCTCTAAGTCCACAACAGGCGATAAAACTAGCTTATGATAACAATGTTTCTATTCAATATGATGAAGGCGCGCAAGCTCCATTTTTCAAGTATACGGATAATGCAGGAAAAGAGCATGAGGTATGGTTTGAAGATGCTCGCTCTATTCAAGCAAAATTTGATCTTGTAAAAGAATTAAACTTACGTGGAGTCAGCTATTGGAAGCTTGGTTTGGCCTTCCCGCAGAATTGGTTATTAATTCAGGATCAATTTATCATTGATAAAATCAGATAG
- a CDS encoding tryptophan--tRNA ligase, giving the protein MKKTVLTGIKPTGRIHLGNYIGAIKPALDLAKNPEHQPIYFIADYHGLTKIHDPKELRELSYGIAATWLALGLDPNQAIFYKQSDIPEIFELTWILSCFSPKGLMNRAHAYKGIVDQNVQQEKEVDEGVNIGLFTYPVLMAADILLFHTQIVPVGKDQVQHVEIARDLADAFNKNYGETFILPEYKIEEETAVLPGLDGRKMSKSYNNTIPLFEEPKQLRKLINKLKTDSSAPNEPKDPDTSTIFSLYKEFANHNQIQEMRKRYEEGIGWGEAKQELFEVMNAFLQKPRERYNELMNNPKKLDLILQEGAEKARNLANPFLQEIRNKIGISRF; this is encoded by the coding sequence ATGAAAAAGACTGTATTGACAGGGATCAAGCCAACAGGTCGTATTCATTTAGGAAACTATATTGGCGCGATAAAGCCAGCACTTGATCTAGCAAAGAACCCTGAACATCAGCCTATTTACTTTATTGCTGATTATCACGGTTTAACCAAGATTCACGATCCAAAGGAACTGCGAGAATTATCTTATGGAATTGCAGCTACATGGTTGGCCCTTGGATTAGATCCGAACCAAGCTATTTTTTATAAACAATCAGATATACCTGAAATTTTTGAGCTAACTTGGATTTTATCCTGTTTTTCTCCAAAAGGATTAATGAACCGTGCTCATGCTTATAAAGGAATCGTAGACCAAAATGTGCAGCAAGAGAAAGAAGTGGATGAGGGTGTGAATATAGGGTTATTTACTTATCCAGTTTTAATGGCTGCTGATATTCTTTTGTTTCATACTCAGATTGTCCCTGTGGGGAAGGATCAAGTTCAGCATGTGGAAATTGCTAGAGACCTTGCCGATGCATTTAACAAGAATTATGGGGAAACATTCATTCTTCCTGAATATAAAATTGAGGAAGAAACAGCTGTCTTACCTGGACTAGATGGTAGAAAAATGAGCAAAAGTTACAATAATACCATTCCACTATTTGAGGAGCCAAAACAATTAAGAAAATTAATTAATAAACTTAAAACGGACTCTTCAGCACCTAATGAGCCTAAGGATCCTGATACATCTACAATTTTTTCTTTATATAAAGAATTTGCAAATCATAATCAAATACAAGAAATGAGAAAAAGATATGAAGAAGGAATAGGATGGGGCGAAGCTAAGCAGGAATTATTCGAGGTCATGAATGCTTTTTTACAAAAGCCTAGAGAACGATATAACGAGCTTATGAACAATCCTAAAAAACTAGATTTAATCCTGCAAGAAGGAGCAGAAAAAGCACGCAATTTAGCTAATCCATTTTTACAAGAAATTCGTAATAAAATCGGCATTTCTAGATTCTGA
- a CDS encoding GNAT family N-acetyltransferase, which translates to MEKKVTWLQGEDYITIEEREELNQTEWSQIIHKVESKPFPKKRFVLFEPVSSFKKEDLIEHKYSFIKRRVLVKRELEPFSTTHRFSFSFEGLKRMGVSSFIEYWNRVIEESPYQKQNVEQEWRNLQLELGEDYAKGCFAIFKGDDAIGVVILHIEPGTQEEGRIYFWGLFTEYRGKGWAAPIHEQALYMLKSHFHAKEYVGCTDEDHLAMLKVFEENECWVQSKIAIYEKGG; encoded by the coding sequence ATGGAGAAAAAAGTTACATGGCTACAAGGGGAAGATTATATAACGATAGAAGAAAGGGAAGAGCTTAACCAAACAGAGTGGTCACAAATTATCCATAAGGTAGAGAGTAAACCTTTTCCAAAAAAGAGATTCGTATTGTTTGAACCGGTTTCCAGCTTTAAAAAGGAAGACCTTATCGAGCACAAATATTCATTTATTAAAAGAAGGGTTTTGGTAAAAAGGGAGTTGGAGCCTTTCTCTACGACTCATAGATTTTCTTTTTCCTTTGAGGGATTAAAAAGAATGGGAGTTTCTTCTTTTATAGAATATTGGAATCGCGTAATAGAAGAATCCCCGTACCAAAAGCAAAATGTTGAACAAGAATGGAGGAATCTCCAACTAGAGCTTGGAGAAGATTACGCTAAAGGTTGCTTTGCCATTTTCAAAGGTGATGATGCCATTGGAGTAGTTATTCTGCATATTGAGCCCGGCACGCAAGAAGAAGGAAGGATCTATTTTTGGGGGTTGTTTACGGAATACCGAGGAAAAGGATGGGCCGCTCCTATTCATGAACAGGCATTATACATGTTAAAGTCGCATTTTCATGCAAAAGAATATGTTGGCTGTACAGATGAAGACCACCTGGCCATGTTAAAGGTTTTTGAGGAAAATGAATGTTGGGTACAAAGCAAAATAGCTATTTATGAAAAAGGAGGATAG
- a CDS encoding DUF3891 family protein, with amino-acid sequence MIVTEKEQSFIMVEQHQHALLSGEFVKAWEADFFPMEEWRLFVEYAIFQHDRAWILLDRYPKWNEVEQNPYSFLNYPLEDRIRHYQLGIDEVEEESIYAAILCNLHYTSFFNRDSNDPAIKGFLQSEKIRRIRLSQMLSIDCDSKYVKEHLDILQFCDDLSLFICMTDLTSNVKENVPWFANGFKQSFPFTQQKIRADWIAENEIALSPSPFKGNVTIEVPYKEVSKITIEKLGLKKAWAGTDTQTLSIIIRSMN; translated from the coding sequence ATGATTGTAACAGAAAAAGAACAATCCTTTATTATGGTTGAACAACATCAGCATGCTCTATTGTCTGGAGAATTTGTAAAAGCTTGGGAAGCGGATTTCTTTCCTATGGAGGAATGGCGCTTATTTGTAGAGTACGCCATTTTTCAACATGACCGTGCATGGATTTTATTAGATCGATATCCAAAATGGAATGAAGTAGAACAAAATCCCTATTCGTTTTTAAATTATCCCTTGGAGGATAGGATTCGCCACTATCAATTAGGGATTGATGAAGTAGAAGAAGAATCCATTTATGCAGCTATTTTGTGCAACTTACACTACACTTCTTTTTTCAATCGGGATTCAAATGATCCTGCAATTAAAGGATTCCTTCAAAGTGAAAAGATAAGGAGAATTCGGCTTAGTCAAATGCTTTCCATAGATTGCGATAGTAAATATGTAAAGGAACATTTGGATATTCTACAATTCTGTGATGATTTATCCTTATTCATTTGTATGACAGATTTAACCTCTAACGTAAAGGAGAATGTTCCTTGGTTTGCAAATGGTTTTAAACAATCCTTTCCTTTTACACAACAAAAAATAAGGGCTGATTGGATTGCTGAAAATGAGATTGCTCTATCTCCCTCCCCCTTTAAGGGGAATGTTACCATAGAGGTACCCTATAAGGAAGTTAGTAAAATCACCATAGAAAAATTAGGGTTAAAAAAGGCATGGGCAGGAACAGATACCCAAACCTTATCAATCATTATACGTTCGATGAATTAA
- the acsA gene encoding acetate--CoA ligase, translated as METKTIPARQGEYNLKNYEEERKNFQWDQVKDVFSWSKTGKVNAAYEAIDRHAENPSKQNQIALHYSAPGREEKLTFLELKEKSNQFANVLKSYGINKGDRVFLFMPRSPEFYASFLGILKVGAIAGPLFEAFMEQAVKDRLQDSEAAMLITTPDLLERVPLEELPDLKQVVLVGEGKPEGTFIDFEMEMEKASKDFDIEWVDLEDGMLLHYTSGSTGKPKGVYHVHNAMIQHYQTGKWALDLKDDDIYWCTADPGWVTGTSYGIFAPWLNGVTNVIRGGRFTPEDWYATIEKNKVTVWYSAPTAFRKIMSAGKEVADQFDLSSLRHVLSVGEPLNPEVITWGIKAFDKRIHDSWWMTETGAMLISNYPVMDIRPGSMGKPIPGVEASIVDNEGNELAPYQMGNLAIKKGWPSMMRAIWKNPAKFESYFLKDWYVSGDSAYMDEDGYFWFQGRLDDVINTSGERVGPFEVESKLIEHPAVGEAGVIGKPDPERGEIIKAFITLRDGYEPSDELLEDIRLFVRNGLSAHAAPREIEIKDKIPKTRSGKIMRRLLKSWELNLPTGDVSTLED; from the coding sequence ATGGAAACCAAAACAATTCCAGCAAGACAAGGGGAATACAATCTTAAAAATTATGAAGAGGAGAGAAAGAATTTTCAGTGGGATCAAGTGAAAGATGTATTTTCTTGGAGTAAGACAGGTAAAGTAAACGCTGCTTATGAAGCTATTGATCGTCATGCTGAAAATCCATCTAAGCAAAATCAAATAGCTCTTCATTATTCGGCTCCTGGACGTGAAGAAAAATTAACATTTTTAGAGTTAAAAGAAAAGAGTAATCAATTTGCAAATGTTTTGAAATCCTATGGGATAAATAAAGGAGACCGTGTCTTCCTTTTCATGCCAAGAAGTCCGGAGTTTTATGCTTCCTTTTTAGGAATTTTGAAGGTTGGGGCTATTGCTGGACCTTTGTTTGAAGCATTTATGGAACAAGCTGTAAAAGATCGTTTGCAAGATAGTGAAGCTGCCATGTTAATTACAACTCCTGATCTATTAGAACGTGTTCCTTTAGAAGAGCTTCCTGATTTAAAACAGGTCGTTCTAGTTGGAGAGGGAAAGCCAGAAGGAACTTTTATTGATTTTGAAATGGAAATGGAAAAAGCTTCGAAAGATTTTGATATTGAATGGGTTGACCTTGAAGATGGGATGCTTCTGCATTATACTTCTGGTTCCACTGGTAAACCTAAAGGTGTTTATCATGTTCATAATGCTATGATTCAGCATTATCAAACTGGTAAATGGGCTTTAGATTTAAAAGATGATGATATCTACTGGTGTACTGCTGATCCAGGCTGGGTTACAGGAACAAGTTATGGGATTTTTGCTCCTTGGTTAAATGGGGTTACAAATGTTATTAGAGGAGGACGTTTTACTCCTGAAGATTGGTATGCAACTATAGAAAAAAATAAGGTTACTGTCTGGTACTCCGCTCCAACTGCTTTCCGAAAAATTATGAGTGCAGGTAAGGAAGTTGCAGATCAATTTGATTTATCCTCTTTACGTCATGTACTTAGTGTTGGTGAGCCATTAAATCCAGAAGTAATTACATGGGGAATAAAGGCATTTGACAAACGAATTCATGATTCATGGTGGATGACAGAGACAGGAGCTATGCTAATCAGCAATTATCCAGTGATGGATATAAGACCTGGATCTATGGGGAAACCAATTCCAGGGGTTGAGGCTTCCATTGTGGATAATGAAGGAAATGAGCTAGCTCCTTATCAGATGGGTAATCTAGCCATTAAAAAAGGTTGGCCATCCATGATGAGAGCAATTTGGAAGAACCCAGCAAAATTTGAAAGCTACTTCCTTAAGGATTGGTATGTTTCTGGAGATAGCGCGTACATGGATGAAGATGGATACTTCTGGTTCCAAGGTCGTTTAGATGATGTTATTAATACATCAGGAGAACGAGTAGGTCCATTTGAAGTAGAAAGTAAATTAATTGAGCATCCAGCCGTTGGGGAGGCAGGGGTTATTGGCAAACCAGATCCAGAACGCGGTGAAATAATAAAAGCATTTATTACTCTTCGTGATGGGTATGAGCCTTCTGACGAATTACTAGAAGATATTCGTCTATTTGTTAGAAATGGATTAAGTGCGCATGCTGCTCCAAGAGAAATTGAAATTAAGGATAAAATTCCCAAAACTCGAAGTGGTAAAATTATGAGAAGACTCTTGAAGTCATGGGAGTTGAATTTACCAACTGGAGATGTATCTACGTTGGAAGACTAA
- a CDS encoding YueI family protein, which produces MDKKIEDYIQEGIYGAKEIKPDERREYLGTIRERVVLTLSRGQVIKQKGLSELQIEMKNNPNAKLLLNGEVSNNYLMKYIKLASKHKIQHTTIFNQEADSKYGAVLAVDYAINREKIELSSSSAQKKEKEGSSSSSLSNWISSLFR; this is translated from the coding sequence ATGGATAAAAAGATAGAAGATTATATTCAAGAAGGAATCTATGGAGCCAAAGAAATTAAACCTGATGAACGCAGAGAATATCTTGGTACTATAAGGGAAAGGGTAGTCTTGACCTTATCGAGAGGTCAAGTTATAAAACAAAAAGGGTTGTCAGAGTTGCAAATAGAAATGAAAAATAACCCAAATGCTAAACTACTGTTAAATGGGGAAGTAAGTAATAACTACTTAATGAAGTATATTAAATTAGCCTCTAAACATAAGATTCAACATACTACCATCTTTAATCAAGAGGCCGATTCAAAGTATGGTGCTGTACTAGCAGTAGATTATGCTATAAACAGAGAGAAAATAGAATTAAGTTCAAGTAGTGCCCAAAAAAAGGAAAAAGAAGGATCAAGCTCTTCTTCCTTATCCAATTGGATTTCCTCTCTTTTCCGCTAA
- a CDS encoding cold-shock protein — protein MVQGKVKWFNAEKGFGFIEVEGQDDVFVHFSAIQGDGFKTLEEGQTVSFEIEQGQRGPQAANVQK, from the coding sequence ATGGTACAAGGTAAAGTAAAATGGTTTAATGCAGAAAAAGGTTTCGGTTTTATTGAAGTAGAAGGACAAGACGATGTATTCGTTCATTTCTCAGCTATTCAAGGCGACGGTTTCAAAACATTAGAAGAAGGCCAAACAGTTTCTTTTGAAATCGAGCAAGGTCAACGCGGACCACAAGCTGCTAACGTTCAAAAATAA
- a CDS encoding YndM family protein yields MKHIKALLIKLVIVTGALWLSLGLIYGVDFGEIFTMSLVITGIAYIVGDLLVLPPLGNGIATLSDFGLSFFTLWLLIESYGLIVPEISASLIGAGFVAIGEIFFHRYMKKNILEDERSERRIMNRHEFQTEFAEEFDDDFLDDK; encoded by the coding sequence ATGAAGCATATCAAGGCGCTTCTCATTAAATTAGTAATTGTAACAGGGGCCTTATGGTTATCTTTAGGGCTCATTTACGGAGTTGACTTTGGAGAAATCTTCACAATGAGCTTAGTAATTACTGGAATTGCTTATATTGTAGGTGATCTTTTAGTTTTACCTCCATTAGGAAATGGAATAGCAACTTTGTCCGACTTTGGTCTAAGTTTTTTTACGTTATGGTTATTAATTGAATCTTATGGATTAATTGTCCCTGAAATAAGTGCATCACTAATTGGAGCTGGATTTGTAGCTATTGGTGAAATATTCTTCCACCGCTATATGAAAAAGAATATTTTAGAGGATGAGAGATCTGAACGCCGCATTATGAATAGACATGAATTTCAAACAGAATTCGCTGAAGAATTTGATGATGATTTTCTTGATGATAAATAA